One segment of Pempheris klunzingeri isolate RE-2024b chromosome 20, fPemKlu1.hap1, whole genome shotgun sequence DNA contains the following:
- the paqr4b gene encoding progestin and adipoQ receptor family member 4: protein MVLYKGPRLLDFAKTPPHLQFNKYVLTGYRPISTAPECLKSLFYLHNELGNIYTHGIPFFLFLVLLPYSIPWMEVESSWICVVHYLACLCPTVGSVVYHVFMNHVGGEHVYDTLLSLDMFGVCLVNTLGALPIIHITLLCYPAMRQAALLAYVLLSAYGIYCATTAHTNVLRLRAFAWQALFRFSLFLFRVFGNGVGSPNSLRLFVTMDSLAVLGGVVNIIQIPERFIPGLFDNWGNSHQIMHVMVICAIIYLHWGTLEDLDWIKTYQCPTE, encoded by the exons ATGGTGCTTTACAAAGGACCGCGGCTGTTGGACTTTGCAAAGACCCCTCCACACCTCCAGTTCAACAAATATGTCCTGACAGGTTACCGGCCAATTTCCACGGCTCCAGAGTGCCTCAAGAGCCTCTTCTACTTACACAATGAGCTGGGGAACATTTACACCCATG GCATcccatttttccttttcttggtGCTGCTGCCTTATAGTATCCCCTGGATGGAGGTGGAGAGCAGCTGGATCTGTGTGGTCCACTACCTGGCCTGCCTCTGTCCCACCGTGGGCTCGGTGGTCTACCATGTGTTCATGAACCATGTGGGAGGAGAACATGTGTACGACACCCTGCTGTCCCTGGACATGTTCGGGGTCTGCCTAGTGAACACCCTCG GGGCACTTCCCATCATCCACATCACCCTACTTTGCTACCCAGCCATGCGACAGGCTGCCTTACTGGCTTACGTCCTCCTGTCAGCCTACGGCATCTACTGTGCCACCACGGCCCATACTAACGTCCTGCGCCTGCGGGCGTTCGCCTGGCAGGCCCTGTTCCGCTTCAGTCTCTTCCTGTTCCGGGTGTTTGGCAACGGGGTGGGCAGCCCAAACTCTCTGCGCCTCTTTGTCACCATGGACTCTCTGGCTGTGTTGGGAGGGGTGGTCAACATCATCCAGATCCCTGAGCGCTTCATTCCAGGCCTGTTTGACAACTGGGGAAACAGTCACCAGATAATGCATGTTATGGTTATTTGTGCAATTATCTACCTGCATTGGGGCACACTGGAGGATTTAGACTGGATTAAGACCTACCAGTGTCCTACTGAGTGA
- the pelo gene encoding protein pelota homolog produces the protein MKLLHKDIEKDNAGQVTLMPEEAEDMWHTYNLLQVGDSLRASTIRKVQTESPTGSVGSSRVRTTLTLSVETIDFDSQACQLRVKGTNLEENQYVKMGAYHTIELELNRKFTLAKKSWDSVVLDRIEQACDAAQKADVAAVVMQEGLANVVLVTPAMTLLRAKVEVTIPRKRRGSCTQHEKALERFYEAVMQAILRHINFDVVKCILVASPGFVKDQFITYLFKEAVRQDNKILLENRPKFMLVHSSSGHKYSLKEILSDPTVTSRLSDTKAAGEVKALEDFYKMLQHEPDRAFYGLAHVEKAAEALAIDTLLISDKLFRHQDVPTRSRYVRLVDNVRDNGGNVRIFSSLHVSGEQLTQLSGVAAILRFPIADLSEPEDDSSSDED, from the exons ATGAAGCTGCTACATAAAGACATTGAAAAAGATAATGCTGG TCAGGTGACTCTGATgccagaggaggcagaggataTGTGGCACACCTACAACCTGCTGCAAGTGGGGGACAGCCTGAGAGCCTCCACTATCAG GAAAGTGCAGACAGAGTCTCCTACTGGAAGTGTGGGCAGCTCCAGAGTCCGGACCACTCTGACTTTAAGTGTGGAGACTATCGACTTTGACTCCCAGGCCTGCCAGCTGAGAGTAAAGGGCACTAACTTAGAGGAGAACCAGTATGTCAAG ATGGGGGCTTACCACACCATTGAGCTTGAGCTCAACAGGAAGTTCACTCTGGCTAAGAAGAGCTGGGACAGTGTCGTGCTGGACAGAATCG AGCAAGCATGTGACGCAGCCCAGAAGGCAGATGTGGCAGCTGTGGTAATGCAGGAGGGTCTGGCCAACGTGGTGCTGGTGACCCCCGCCATGACCCTGCTGCGTGCAAAAGTGGAGGTGACCATCCCTCGCAAGAGAAGAGGAAGCTGCACTCAGCACGAGAAG gCGCTGGAGAGGTTCTATGAGGCCGTGATGCAGGCGATTCTTCGCCACATCAATTTTGACG TGGTGAAGTGCATTCTGGTTGCCAGTCCTGGGTTTGTAAAGGACCAGTTCATCACATACCTCTTTAAAGAGGCAGTGCGACAGGACAACAAGATCCTGCTGGAGAATCGACCCAAATTCATGCTGGTCCACTCGTCATCAGGTCACAAGTACTCACTCAAAG AAATCCTCTCTGATCCCACTGTGACAAGTAGGCTTTCTGATACCAAG GCAGCAGGAGAGGTGAAAGCTCTGGAAGATTTCTATAAGATGCTTCAGCATGAGCCTGACAGAGCCTTCTATGG ACTTGCTCATGTGGAGAAAGCTGCTGAGGCCCTGGCCATTGACACATTGTTGATAAGTGATAAGCTGTTCAG ACATCAGGATGTTCCCACGAGAAGCCGCTACGTTCGTTTGGTGGACAACGTGAGAGACAATGGCGGCAATGTCAG GATTTTTTCAAGCCTTCATGTGTCTGGCGAAC AGCTAACTCAGCTGAGTGGAGTGGCAGCCATCTTGCGGTTTCCCATTGCCGACCTATCAGAGCCTGAGGATGACAGCAGCTCAGACGAAGACTGA
- the ppp1cab gene encoding protein phosphatase 1, catalytic subunit, alpha isozyme b, protein MAEADKLNIDSIIQRLLEVKGSRPGKNVQLTENEIRGLCLKSREIFLSQPILLELEAPLKICGDVHGQYYDLLRLFEYGGFPPESNYLFLGDYVDRGKQSLETICLLLAYKIKYPENFFLLRGNHECASINRIYGFYDECKRRYNIKLWKTFTDCFNCLPVAAIVDEKIFCCHGGLSPDLQSMEQVRRVMRPTDVPDQGLLCDLLWADPDKDVLGWGENDRGVSFTFGADVVTKFLHKHDMDLICRAHQVVEDGYEFFAKRQLVTLFSAPNYCGEFDNAGAMMSVDETLMCSFQILKPADKKLFYGGGGGLGSGRPVTPPRKAKK, encoded by the exons ATGGCAGAAGCCGACAAGTTGAACATCGACTCCATTATACAACGTCTGCTGGAAG TGAAAGGCTCCAGACCTGGCAAAAATGTTCAGCTGACAGAGAATGAAATCCGTGGTCTCTGCCTCAAATCCCGGGAGATCTTCCTCAGCCAGCCAATCCTGCTCGAACTTGAGGCGCCCCTCAAGATTTGTG GTGATGTGCATGGGCAGTACTATGATCTGCTGAGGCTGTTTGAATATGGGGGCTTTCCACCAGAGAGCAACTACCtgttcctgggggactatgtGGACAGAGGCAAGCAGTCCCTGGAGACCATCTGCCTGTTGCTGGCTTACAAGATCAAATACCCAGAAAACTTCTTTCTCCTGAGGGGAAATCATGAGTGCGCCTCCATTAACAGAATATATGGCTTTTACGATGAGT GTAAGAGGCGATACAACATAAAGCTGTGGAAGACCTTCACTGACTGCTTCAACTGTTTGCCTGTTGCAGCCATTGTTGATGAGAAGATCTTCTGTTGCCATGGAG GACTATCCCCTGACCTCCAGTCTATGGAGCAGGTGCGAAGGGTCATGCGTCCCACTGATGTGCCTGACCAGGGCCTCCTGTGCGACCTGCTGTGGGCTGACCCGGACAAAGATGTGCTGGGCTGGGGCGAGAACGACCGCGGCGTCTCCTTCACTTTTGGCGCTGATGTGGTCACAAAGTTTCTCCACAAACACGACATGGACCTCATTTGTCGGGCCCATCAG GTGGTTGAAGACGGATATGAGTTCTTTGCAAAGAGACAGCTGGTAACGCTGTTCTCAGCCCCAAACTACTGCGGTGAGTTTGACAACGCTGGCGCCATGATGAGCGTAGATGAGACCCTCATGTGCTCATTCCAG ATTCTCAAACCTGCAGACAAGAAGCTGTTCtatggtggtggggggggcttGGGCTCTGGTCGCCCAGTCACTCCACCAAGGAAAGCTAAGAAATGA